From the Lathyrus oleraceus cultivar Zhongwan6 chromosome 3, CAAS_Psat_ZW6_1.0, whole genome shotgun sequence genome, the window GTGTCaagcaaacccaatgaaaaagtTGCATAAATGAGTCGCCGAAAAGAAGATATTTGGGAATGGAACCTTCACATATTAGAACCTAACATTCAAGAGATGTGTTTCTTATACTCAATTAAATCAATTTTGCTTATAAGAAAAAAAACTTAGATCAGCTCTTAATAAAAGTACAAAACTCCTACAATACATGCATATTAAAATATTTACAAACTTCTACCCTAATTTGATTTTTATCTTCCAACACTAAAATAATTGCATCGTTGCTTCTCATATATTGCCATAAGCTTCTCAATTACAACATCACACTCTAAACTTTGCGTTTTCTCCACCTGCAGAAAACATTACATGAATCAACTTTAATTAGTATTGTTATTTTAAGAAACTTACATTTAAAGAAAAATGTAACATTGTAAAACGTACCTGAAAATGCAAGTCATAGAAGAGTCTCCCTCCAAAGGTTTTAGAAGAAGAAGAATTTAGTAGAAAAAGTCCATTATTTTCTAAACACATCAAGATCTCTGATAATGGAATCTTGTAAGCCTCATAAGATGAGATATGAACAACAAGCTCATTATCATTAAGCCTACTTGTTGAAACCACAAAACAAGAATTGTAATTAGGAATTGTTTTCCTTTGTGATTCTTTGTTGACTGCATATTCTTGCCTAGAAATTCTTGATAGAAGATCTTCTTTTTTCTTAGTTAATTCTTCAACTTGCTTTTGTAATTCCGGTATGTATTTTAACACTCTTGAAATTGTTACCGGAATGCTCATTTTTTTCTGCAACATCACAATGGAATATAATATCTATTAAtgaaattttttcatttttatattgACATGATTCCATTCATATTATGAATATGTCACTTTCATTTTGTATTGTGAAATACTTCCAAAACATTATGAAACAAATAGTAAGAACTAAAACATCATATTTTTAAATTTAGTTGGTAAAGAAATTAGAAATAGCTatcataaacaaataaataaaatgacGATGTATCTCAAGAATATACTAGTTATATTATATATAAGAAAATTAGAAGGAGAGGGATGAAATATTACCGTTTGATCTTCACCTGGAAGAAGTGAACGAAGTGAAGAGATCAAACTATTGACCTTTTTACGGCGATCACGTTCACTAGCATTGTGGTTAAGCTTTTTCACCATAAGCTTAGGGGGTGATGGTGGCGTTTCAATCTCAACATGTTGTTGCTTGAGTGAAGAGAATTGATGATATTGAGGTAAAGAGTACTCTAAATTAGTTGCATAGTTGTTTTCCTTATGGATAATATTTAAGGACTGCGCAGGCTGTAACTCTTGTAAGAGCCATCCCATGTTTGAGTATGAGAACTCAGGAGAACAGAATGCAACCATGATGTGAATTTCTTAGAATTAGACACTTAACTTAATTAGTGGTTTAGGGATTATTAAGActacatatatatatatagacTATATGCAAGCTGTCTCTTACATAAGTGTCATGTTTATCCTAATTAATGAATAAACAAGTGGTTAGTTTTACTTAATTATTATCATATTATGTTTTTATGTAGTAAAATAAGCTgaataatatataatatatctcTTCAAATTTTTGACACTATTGGATACAACTCTAAGgggaatatatatatatatatatatatatatatatatatatatatatatatatatatatatatatatgataaaaaAATGCTTAAATGCATATTTGATCctttatttttaaattttttaaaaattagttTATTGGTCCCTAAAATTTACTTTCTTTGAGATTTTCATAATCCCGATTTGACTGTCTCATTAATATGTGACACATATGTTAGACATTCACGTCAATTTTAATTGAATATTTTAATTTGCAGTAATTAATGTTAGcattaaaaaataattttaatttaaataatgattttaattgaatttttatTATTGTCTTTATTAATGGAAGGAAACCCAACTTCGTTGTTTCCCAGCTTGCCCTAGTCGTCTTTTTCTTCCAGTATGATTTCAAATTTGATTTCTATTTTCCATATCTTCAACCCTCCAGTTTTGTTTCCTTTCCAAGTCATTTTCCTCCCTTAAAATGTATGAGAAATCAGTTTCAAAAAGTAGCTACATAAATCGTTCATTAAGGTACGAATGTCATTGTGGCATGGATGCTCCATTGATGATAGCATGGACTGATGCAAACCTAGGACGTTGTTTCTATGGTTGTGGAATGTATAAGGTGTGATTCCCTTTATCCTATTTTTGATGTTCTTCTCTGTTATGTTATATGGCCACTAAAGCAACTCCATTCTACTCCATTGATTTCTCTAGATGCAAGGTTACAAGAAGTGTAGCAACTTTGTTAGGTTGGATGAAGAAATGAACCCAAGGACAAAGGAAGTTATTTCGTCATTACTGCATAATTTGAATTATGAGAAGCTAAAGGTGAAAGATTCCATCAGGAAAGATGAAGAAATGAAGAAGAGATGAAATTATTGAAGAAGCATTTGAAGCTCAATTGAATGATTATTATTATTGTGTTAATTGCATATgttattttaataataaaatagGATAGGCCAAACATGTTTAGGTTATGTGTTGCAACACGTTTAACATATGTTGGTTCTGTTGTGTTCCTTTTTGTAACATTATTGGTTTAAGTTGATAGGTCCAATATGTTAGTTCAGTTGTGTTCCTTTTTCCAACATTATTGATTTAAGTTGATAGGTTCAATATGTTGGTTCAGTTGTGTTCCTTTTTGTAACATTGTGTAACTTTACATGATAATGAAATGAAATTACAATATGATGTATCAACCTGTAACAATTGAATAACCAGTTGCATAATAGTTTATTGACTTATAATAGTTGAATAACAATTGAATAATCAGTTACATAACTTGTTCATAACATTTGAATAACCATAACGGATGAATATTATATAAAAGATCTTTACAAATCATATTATAACTTGTTCTTAAACGTACCATATTGGTTCATAACAGGCCAAATTACATCAAAAAGATCATGGTTCATAAACATACTATATTGGTTCATAACATACCACCTTACATAAAAAAAGACCATGGTTCATAAACAGGCCATATTGGTTCATAAACCTAACATAGTAGTCCATAATATAACAGACCATAACATAACATAGACCACTGGGTATTACAAAACAACACTGAATTTAATCCTGAGTAGCTTGTGGTGCTTGAGAATCCTGTCCAATCTCAGCCTAGTTTCACTTGACTTTTTTACCTTCTTTGCTTTGTTTCCACCCTTAATGGTCTTTGCCTTCTTTTATTTGTTTCCTCCCTTTGGTATTGCTCTGTCAGCAGCTCTTTTACCCTTACAACTTCTCTTGTTATGTCCCATTTCTCCACACTTCTTACAAGTAATTGTCAGCAGCTCTTTAAAGCACATGAGAGTTCTTTGGTTCATCATTTTCCTTGTTTCTTAATTTCTTTGGATGACCATTGCTTGTCTCATAACAGGAGGATAAATTGGCACATGATCAACTATAGGCCATAATTGTGGTCCATTTATTGGAAATATAGTATTTGAGTAGGTCTTCTCAAAAGTTGACTTCCTAAAACAgaacattaaataaaatatggtGGAACAcaacaaaacattaaacaaaACCTGGTGGACCACAACATCTGACTAATACATGTAAACAATAAGCAACTATGGGACCGCAACATCTAACTAATACATGTAAACAATAAACAACTATGGGACCACAACAAAACAACTGAAAAGGAAAGTAGACCACACGAATATCACGAAAAACAAAACAACTGTGAATCCTAGAAAGAGAGACAAGAAAACATACCTTAACTAGAACTTCACTTGTCCACTAGTCATCTTCGTGAATCCCATAACTTCTTGTTTGATGTTTGAATCAGTGTGTTTGAATGGAATTATGGTTCTTCATGATCTTCTTTGGATAGAGAAATGGGAAATGTAATTAGGGTTCAAAAGGAATTGTTATTTATGAAAATGTAACGTTGCCATTTTAAAATGTTTAAAAGTAAATTAAAATGATTTacataaattaaaataaaattgtAAAATGAAATATAATTTAAGATCATTTAAATATTCAAAAAAGGTGACATGGGTCCACAGTGGCGTTGCCATATCATTAATGAGACTTCCAAAAGGAGGGAGACCATGGAAATCTCAAAGGAAGTCAACTTTAGGGACCAAAGAGCTAGTTTTTAAATAGGAGGGActaaatttaaatttttttaaaaataaggtgaccaaaagtgcatttaagccAAAGAAGAAATATAAAATTTTGGGACATAAACCATAACCAAAAACATATAATAAAAGTGGTTTAAAAGAAAATAAAGCAAATACACAACAGAGACTACCCAACGAACCGACATATAAGCGTGAAACCAAATAGTAAAAAAAAAGTCATGTGTGAACCTTCATTTCTCAAGACGATGAATGAAACAACGGCCAATACGGATCGATTCACAAATCAACAACCTCTGGGATAAAAAAAGAAGCAAGACGACTTTTTCAAAACAAATAGAATGATACATATATTTAATATAGACTTGGTTTAAAGATTAACTTTATtattaattttgtaaaaaaatttaaaaaaatttaatgaaaaaataatatattaatgAAGAAAAAGCTCAAAACAAAAGGTAAAGAAACAAAGAGAAGTCATAGGATTAAAAAACCCAAATGGAtctcacaaaaaaaaaaacacCCAGGTAGAAATATCACCCTCTAAGATTCATGTTAGATCTCAGATTATCATAACCACCATCAATGATTCAGAGGACACCAAGAGAACAAAAAACAACAAACCATTATCAACTTCAAAATCAAGACAAGATACTCGATCAATTAATGATTAAGATAGATGATAGAAGTATAAAGTTAGTCATAGAAAGTACATTAGTTCACCTCTACTCTACCTAGAAAACATTTCCAGGCCAAATTTTTTTCCTCTCCCActcactactacaaataatacatttaTTGACAAAACTTTTACCACACCGATCAAAAAACCAAGGTATAATACCAGGACGTgtcatgttttattttattttttaaaaatatcatTTATTCCCTCGATTTAAGAATATAACCAAGGGAAAAAATAATTAAGAACATGACTCGAATCCTAACATATGcagtttatgtttttatttctttataaatggtgtcttttttttattttattttttatttgtaaatTAAATTATCTATTCCTTCGGTTTCTTATAACCGAGGgtttaaataattaaattttattataaaaacACATGTTCATAAGTTTTACCCTAAACCTAACTTATTTATAGTCGCTCCAAACTCGTACACGTCATTCTTTAAGATGGATTGCAAGAAAGAAAAAATCTTCAATGTTATGTGTTGTATGTTGTTCTTCTAACACTAACCTTGAACAAAACATTTTTCACCTCTTGCAATTCATCTCACATAAtagtgttgttgttgttatttacACCTCTTGTAAGGTCATTGTTATATTTTAGAATAATCTTCCAATATTGTCAACCAAAATATATACTCCATAATTTATTGTTTTCCTGAGTTGAcaatattgagaaatttattcTTAAATATATCGTAAATTGGAATCAATGTAGTTGTTTCAT encodes:
- the LOC127129085 gene encoding transcription factor ORG2, giving the protein MVAFCSPEFSYSNMGWLLQELQPAQSLNIIHKENNYATNLEYSLPQYHQFSSLKQQHVEIETPPSPPKLMVKKLNHNASERDRRKKVNSLISSLRSLLPGEDQTKKMSIPVTISRVLKYIPELQKQVEELTKKKEDLLSRISRQEYAVNKESQRKTIPNYNSCFVVSTSRLNDNELVVHISSYEAYKIPLSEILMCLENNGLFLLNSSSSKTFGGRLFYDLHFQVEKTQSLECDVVIEKLMAIYEKQRCNYFSVGR